A window of the Streptococcus sp. 116-D4 genome harbors these coding sequences:
- a CDS encoding GntR family transcriptional regulator: MAIPKYQYIKDELKNKIISGQFASGDKFYTEAELIAMYDVSSITVVRALNDLAKDGYIVRQQGKGTFVSRARKHKLVEFSDVEVFETKDDKVTVLSIERGNKLSYLEKLGLRGDQFYYKIERVRETDGVVYIYHTSYIPEQYINANYPNLEYYSSIYNRFKLDYHIHMNDEHFEEINEIAFPTPEHAASVLGVDEQFPTVLQTKTTKLESTGQVLAYSETYKRADYYKIKFISCDRDH, translated from the coding sequence ATGGCAATTCCAAAGTATCAATATATTAAAGATGAGTTAAAGAACAAAATCATTTCTGGTCAATTTGCCAGTGGAGATAAATTCTACACTGAAGCTGAATTGATTGCAATGTATGATGTAAGTTCTATCACAGTTGTCCGCGCCTTAAACGACCTTGCCAAGGATGGCTATATTGTCCGCCAACAAGGAAAGGGTACATTCGTTTCACGCGCACGCAAACACAAACTCGTAGAGTTTTCAGATGTAGAAGTTTTTGAAACTAAAGATGATAAAGTGACCGTCCTTTCTATCGAGCGTGGAAACAAACTAAGCTACTTAGAAAAACTTGGGTTACGCGGAGATCAGTTCTACTACAAGATTGAACGCGTACGCGAAACTGATGGTGTTGTGTACATCTACCATACATCTTACATTCCAGAACAATACATCAACGCAAATTATCCAAATCTTGAATATTATAGCTCTATCTATAACCGTTTCAAATTGGATTACCACATTCACATGAATGATGAACATTTTGAAGAAATCAATGAAATAGCATTTCCAACCCCAGAACATGCGGCTTCAGTCCTCGGAGTCGATGAACAATTCCCAACCGTTTTACAAACCAAGACTACTAAACTAGAGTCTACTGGTCAAGTTCTCGCATACAGCGAAACATATAAACGAGCAGATTACTACAAAATCAAATTCATTTCATGTGACCGTGATCACTAA